GTCACCAGCGACAGCGACTTCACCGCGCTCACGCACCGGCTGCGCGAGTCGGGCAAGGCGGTCTACGTCCTCGGCACCCAGAAGGCACCGACCTCGCTGCGCAACGCGTGCGACAAGTTCATCGACCTCGACGTCCTCGCCGACACCGACGACGACAGCGGCGAGGTCGACGGCGACGAGTCCCCCGACAGCGCCCCGGCGATCAACCTGCAGAGCGCCCTCACCCGCGCGCTCAACGCCGTGTCCGACGACGACGGGTGGGCCAGCCTGCCCAGCCTCGGCAACCAGCTGGTCCGCACCCACCCGTCCTTCGACCCGCGCGCCTTCGCCGGCGCGGGCGCCCGGCTGAGCACGCTGGTGGTCGAGCAGGGATACCTCGAGACCTCCGGCGCCGGCAACGCGATGCGCGTACGCCTCAAGGGCGCGCCGGTCGCGCGGAAGGCGGTGGCGCGGAAGGCGGCTGACAAGGCTCCGGAGAAGGTCGCGGAGAAGGCCGCGGAGAAGGCACCGGACCAGGCCGTGGAGCCCGCTCCGACGGGCGGCGCCGAGCCGGCACCGGCGACGAAGACCTCCACCCGCAAGCGGACCGCGAAGAAGCAGGCGGCGCCCCAGCGGGCCGGGTCGGCGAAGCAGGCCGAACCGGAGCAGGCCGAGCCGGAGCAGGCCGAGCCGGAGCAGGCCGAGCCGACGTCCACCGCGAAGAAGGCCGCGACGAAGAAGACCTCGTCGCGTCGGACGGCACGCAAGACGACGAAGACGCCGGCGAAGACCGCGGCGAAGGCCGAGCCGCAGCCGGTGCAGCCGCCCGCGGAGGAGAAGCCCGTGGTGCGGGTGACGACCCGGACCCGCTCCGGGCGTCCGGTGACCCCGGCGGGCGGCACTCCCACGGCCTGAGCCGCGTCACGGTTCGGTCACGACCGGAACCCCGGCGGTCGTCGGGGCCGTCGGAGGGCCATGACGACCGCCCACCTGCTCCGCTCGCGCACCGCCGGCCTCGTGGCCGCGCTCTCCATGACGGCGCTGCTCGCCGCCTGCTCCTCCCCCGGCGACGACAACGGCGACTCCGCCTCGGCCGGCGACGGCGGCGGGGCCGTCTCGTCCCTGCCCGAGGGGACGGCCGACTCCCCGGGGGGCGGGGCGGGTGCCGCCGGCAGCAAGGCGGGCGCCGCCGACCGGGACGGTGCCGGTGGGGCCGGGCCGACCACCGCGGCGATGGAGCGCTCGGTGGTCTCGAGCGGGTCGGTGTCGCTGACCAGCAAGGACGTCGCGACCGCGCGCCAGGACGTGCAGCGGGTGGTGGACGCGCAGGGCGGTGACGTCACCGAGGAGGAGACCACGACCGCCGACGACGGCGCGGCCTCCTACGCCCGCCTGGTGGTGCGGGTGCCGAGCGCGAAGTTCGGGGCGACCATGGAGGCGCTCGAGCAGGTGGCGACCTTCCGCTCGTCGAGCCGCGGCTCCGACGACGTGACCACCGAGGTGATCGACACCGGTGCGCGGGTCCGGGCGCAGGAGGCCAGCCTGGAGCGGGTCGAGCTGCTGCTGGCGGACGCGCGCGACCTCAAGGACGTGATCTGGATCGAGTCGCAGCTGACGTCCCGGCAGGCCGAGCTCGACTCGCTCAAGTCGCAGCAGGCCTGGCTGCGCGACCAGACCTCCCTGTCCACGATCACCGTCGACATCACCGTCCCGGAGGACCGGGCGGAGGAGCCTGACGGCCCGGACGAGCCGGCCGGCTTCCTCGCCGGGCTGCGCGGCGGGACGGGTGCGCTCGGGGCGACGGCCACGGTGCTGGCGACCGTCGTCGGCGCGCTGCTCCCCTTCGCGGTCGTGGTCGGCGTGCTCGGCGTGCCGCTGTGGTTGGTCGTCCGCCGCCGCCGGGCCGGACGCCCGGGGCCCGCCCCCGCCGAGTCGGCGTAGACGCGCAGGCATTGGTCTCACCGGCCGGCCGCTCCACCCGTGGAGCGGCCGGCGTCCGGCGACCAATGCCTGCGTGTCTCCGCGTCAGGCGGAGACGGGCTCCCGCTCGTGGGCCGGCGCGGCGTCGAGCGCCTCGCGGTCCAGGCTCCGGCCCCGGGTCTCGGGCAGGAAGCGGGCGCAGACCAGCGAGAGCGCGGCGACCGCGACGTTGTAGCCCGCGACCCACCACAGCGTCCCGCCGCCGCGGGTCACCAGCCACGCGGCGATCAGCGGCGTGAGCCCCGAGGCGAGGATGCCCGAGACCTGGTAGAGCGTGCTGAGCGCGGTGTAGCGGTAGCGGGTGTCGAACAGCTCGGACCAGAACGCCGCGAGCGGGCCGTAGACGACGCCGTAGACGACGCCGAGCCCGACGACGAAGACCGCCGAGATGGCCCACCGGTTCTCGGTCTGGACGAGGTACGCCGCCGGGAAGGCGAACAGCAGCCCGATCCAGGCGCCGACCCGGTAGACCGGCTTGCGGCCGACCCGGTCGGACAGCGCGCCGGCGACCGGGACCAGCACGACGCCGAGCGCGGCGCCGACGATGATCGCGTCGAGCGCCCAGCTGCGCGGCAGCTCGAGGTTGGTCGCGACGTAGGCGAGCAGGTAGACCGAGAACAGGTTGAACGTGAAGCCCTCGATGAACCGGGTGCCCATGCCGAGCAGCAGCGGCCGCTTCTGCTCCGCGAGCAGGTCACGCAGCGGGAGCCGCGACACCTCCTTGCGCTCCTGCACCTTCGCGAACTCGGGCGTCTCCATCACCGACAGCCGGATGTAGGCGCCGATGCCGAGCAGCACGATGCTGACCAGGAAGCAGGCGCGCCAGCCCCAGGCGAGGAACGCCTCGTCGGGCAGCAGGCCGGCGATCGAGAAGGCGCCGGCCGCGAGGACCAGGCCGCCCGGCACGCCGATGTGGGCGAAGCTGCCGTAGAAGCCGCGGCGCTCGGCCGGGGCGTACTCGACGGCGAGCAGCACGGCGCCGCCGTACTCGCCTCCCACGCCGATGCCCTGCAGGACGCGCAGCACGACCAGCGCGATCGGCGCCCAGACGCCGATCTGGTCGTAGGTCGGGAGCAGGCCGATCAGGGCCGTGCCGACACCCATGATGACGAGCGTCAGGAGCAGCATCTGCTTGCGGCCGATCCGGTCACCGAAGTGGCCGAACACGATGCCGCCGACCGGGCGGGCGAGGAACCCGACGGCGAAGGTCGCGAAGGCGGCGAACTGCGCCGCCGGTCCGTCGAGGCCGTTGAAGTAGAGCTTGTCGAAGACGACGGCCGCGGCGGTGCCGTAGAGGAAGAAGTCGTACCACTCGATGGTGGCGCCGACCGCCGACGCGAGCGCCACCCGGCGCGGCGTCGGCGGTGCCTGCGCCGCGTGGGAGCCGGCGCTCACGCCGCGTGCTCGTCGTGCTTGGGCGCGACCTGTCCGTCGGCGCCGCGGTCGACCTCGGCGCCGTTGATGCGGCCGTCGAGGCGCGAGGGGTCGAGGTCGTCGCGGTGCAGCTTGGCGAAGGCGGACCGGTGGAACACCAGCGGGTGCTCGCCGTCGCCGGCGCCGACCTCGTGCACCTCGAGCAGGACGATCACGTGGTCGCCGGCGACGACCTCCTCGTGGATCGAGCAGTCGTAGGTCGCGACCGCCTCGTCGAGCAGGACCGCGCCGTTGCCGGTGACCTTGAACGGCAGGCCGTCGAAGCGCTGCTCGCGCGGTCCGGCGAGCTGGCGGCAGACGGCGTCGTGGTGGTCGGCGAGCACGCTGATGCCGAGATGGCCGGCCTCGCGCAGCGCGGGCCAGGTCGAGCTCGACGTGGCGATCGAGAACGACACCAGCGGCGGGTCGATGCTCACCGAGGTGAACGACGACGCCGCGATGCCGGTGAGCTGTCCCTTCACCGAGCCGGCCACGGCGACGACGCCGGACGGGAAGGCGCCGAAGGCGTCGCGCAGGGTGCGCTGGTCGAGGTGCGGGGCGGGTGTGGGCTGGAGGCTCATGCGTGGACCACCTCGTCGGTGTCGGTCGGAAGAGCGGGCAGGGACGGGGCAGCGGAGGCGAGCCACGCGTCGTACGCCGCGGGGTCGGCGTGCTCGGCGTCGAGGACGTAGAGCCCGCGGGTCGGCACGGAGGCACCGAGCTCGACGAGCACCTGGCGCAGCCCGTGCTCGGGGGCGAGCGAGTGGGCCGCGGAGGCGCCGAGCATCAGCGGCACGGCGGTCACCCCGGCCAGTCCCTCGTGCGGGAACCGGTCGAGGAACGCCTTGAGCAGCCCGGTGTAGGTCGCCTTGTAGGTCGGGCTGGCGACGACCACGACCCGGCTCGCCGCGACCTGCGCGACGAGGTCGGACACGGTCTCGGAGCCCCAGTCGAACAGCTCGCCCGCGTGGTCGGCGAGGTCGACCACCAGGTCCGCTCCCCCGAGGCGCTCGGCCAGCGTCAGCGCCGCCTCGTGGGTGCGCGAGCGGGGCTTGGGGTTGCCGACGACGACGGCGACGCCGCGGGGGCTCACGAGGCCGCCCGCTGCGCGCCGAAGGGCACCGAGGCCCGCGCGGTGACCGGCGCGGGGTTGGTCCACAGGCCGCGCTTCTCCAGGACCGGGAGCACGCCCTCGCCGAAGTGGTAGGCGCCCTCGAGGTGCGGGTAGGCGGAGAGGACGAACTCCTCGATGCCGACCGCGGCGTACTGCTCGACGAGGTCGGCGACCTCCTCGTGGCTGCCGACCATCGCGGTGCCGGCACCGCCGCGGACCAGGCCGACGCCGGCCCACAGGTTGGGGTGGATCTCGAGGCCGTCGCGGCTGCCGCCGTTGAGCGCGAGCATGTTCTGCTGGCCCACCGACTCCGAGCGCTGCAGGCCCTCCTGGACGCGACGGATGTCGTCGTCGGAGATCCCGGACAGCAGCCGGTCGGCCTCGGCCCAGGCCTCCTCGGAGGTGTCGCGGGTGATGGTGTGCAGGCGGATGCCGTAGGTGAGCTCGCGGCCCTCCTTCTCGGCGAGCTCGCGGATCCAGGCGATCTTCTTCGCGACCGCGGCCGGCGGCTCGCCCCAGGTGAGGTAGACGTCGGCGTGCTCCGCGGCCACCTTGCCGGCCGCCGGGGACGACCCGCCGAAGTAGATGCCCGGGATCGGGTCGGGCAGCTGCTGGAGCTTCGCCTTCTCCACGCGCAGGTGCTTGCCGGTGTAGGTGACCTCCTCGCCGGTCCAGAGCCGGCGCACGATGGTGAGGAACTCGCCGCAGCGCTCGTAGCGCCCGTCCTTGTCGAGGAAGTCGCCGTAGGCGCGCTGCTCGTGGGACTCGCCGCCGGTGACGACGTTGAGCAGCAGCCGGCCGCCCGAGAGGTTCTGGAAGGTCGCGGCCATCTGCGCGGCGAGCGTCGGCGAGGTCATCCCCGGGCGGAACGCGACGAGGAACTTCAGCCGCTCCGAGAGGGGGGCCAGCATGGCGGTGGTCAGCCACGCGTCCTCGCACCACGCACCGGTCGGCGTCAGCGCGGCCTCGAAGCCGAGCTGCTCGGCGCTGCGGGCGACCTGGCCGAGGTAGGGCACGTCCGCCGGGCGGCCGGCGGTGCCGTGCTCGACGCCGTGGCCGCCGCTGACGACGTGGCGACCGTCGCCGCCGTTGGTGGGCAGGAACCAGTGGAACTTCATGTGGATGTCTCTCCAGGGTGGGGTGTGCTGACAGGTCAGAGCTGGCCGTGGTTGGGCGGTGGCGTGCCGTCGACGACGTACCGACCGAGGTGCTGGACCTTCCAGGCGGCGGGGTCGTGCAGGGTGTGCGTACGGGCGTTGCGCCAGTGCCGGTTGAGGTTGAGCCGGTCGAGGGCCGAGCGGGTGCCGCAGACCTCGAAGAGCCGGCTCGCGACGTCGACCGCGACCTGCGAGGAGTGGGCGCGCACGGCGGCCACCGCGAGGCTGGCGGCCGCGGCCGATTCGGCGGTCAGGTGGGCGTCGGCCGCGTCGACGGCACGACCGGCCTCGCGCAGCAGCGCCTCCGACGCGCGTACGTCGACCTCCATCCGGCCGAGCGCCTGGACGACCAGCGGGTCGTCGGCGGCGCGGTCCACGCCGGCGTCGGGGTAGGGCCGCGACGTGGTGCGGACGAAGTCGGCGGCGTCGCGCAGCGCGGCGCGGGCGATGCCGACGTCGAGGGCGGCGTGCAGGACCTGCGCGAACGCGCCGTAGGTCTGCGGTCCCTCGAAGGTCAGGTGGTAGGGCGTGATGCGGGCGTCGTCGACCTCGACGTCGACCAGGTCGACGGTGCCGCTGGCGGTGGTCCGCTGGCCCATGCCGGCCCAGTCGTCGGTGACGGTCACGCCGGGAGCCTGCCGCTGGACCCACGCCACGTGGAGCGGTCCGGCGCCCGGAGTGGCGAGGGTGTCGAGGTGCGCGAGCACCGGGATCCAGTCGGCGAACAGCGCACCGGTGCTGTAGCCCTTGGTGCCGTTGAGCAGCCAGCGGCCGTTGCCGACCGGGGTGAGGGAGGTGCGGATGTCGCGGACGTGGCGGGTGCCGACCTCCGACTGGGCGTTGCCGAAGCGCTTG
Above is a genomic segment from Nocardioides okcheonensis containing:
- a CDS encoding NYN domain-containing protein, whose translation is MDPNVTSDRIAVLIDADNASHRQLQAVLGEVAKYGNPTIKRVYGDWTSDRLSNWAPKLNSLGLRAVHQNAFTKGKNSTDMALVIDAMDLLYDGNVESFALVTSDSDFTALTHRLRESGKAVYVLGTQKAPTSLRNACDKFIDLDVLADTDDDSGEVDGDESPDSAPAINLQSALTRALNAVSDDDGWASLPSLGNQLVRTHPSFDPRAFAGAGARLSTLVVEQGYLETSGAGNAMRVRLKGAPVARKAVARKAADKAPEKVAEKAAEKAPDQAVEPAPTGGAEPAPATKTSTRKRTAKKQAAPQRAGSAKQAEPEQAEPEQAEPEQAEPTSTAKKAATKKTSSRRTARKTTKTPAKTAAKAEPQPVQPPAEEKPVVRVTTRTRSGRPVTPAGGTPTA
- a CDS encoding DUF4349 domain-containing protein; this translates as MTTAHLLRSRTAGLVAALSMTALLAACSSPGDDNGDSASAGDGGGAVSSLPEGTADSPGGGAGAAGSKAGAADRDGAGGAGPTTAAMERSVVSSGSVSLTSKDVATARQDVQRVVDAQGGDVTEEETTTADDGAASYARLVVRVPSAKFGATMEALEQVATFRSSSRGSDDVTTEVIDTGARVRAQEASLERVELLLADARDLKDVIWIESQLTSRQAELDSLKSQQAWLRDQTSLSTITVDITVPEDRAEEPDGPDEPAGFLAGLRGGTGALGATATVLATVVGALLPFAVVVGVLGVPLWLVVRRRRAGRPGPAPAESA
- a CDS encoding MFS transporter; amino-acid sequence: MSAGSHAAQAPPTPRRVALASAVGATIEWYDFFLYGTAAAVVFDKLYFNGLDGPAAQFAAFATFAVGFLARPVGGIVFGHFGDRIGRKQMLLLTLVIMGVGTALIGLLPTYDQIGVWAPIALVVLRVLQGIGVGGEYGGAVLLAVEYAPAERRGFYGSFAHIGVPGGLVLAAGAFSIAGLLPDEAFLAWGWRACFLVSIVLLGIGAYIRLSVMETPEFAKVQERKEVSRLPLRDLLAEQKRPLLLGMGTRFIEGFTFNLFSVYLLAYVATNLELPRSWALDAIIVGAALGVVLVPVAGALSDRVGRKPVYRVGAWIGLLFAFPAAYLVQTENRWAISAVFVVGLGVVYGVVYGPLAAFWSELFDTRYRYTALSTLYQVSGILASGLTPLIAAWLVTRGGGTLWWVAGYNVAVAALSLVCARFLPETRGRSLDREALDAAPAHEREPVSA
- a CDS encoding flavin reductase family protein, with product MSLQPTPAPHLDQRTLRDAFGAFPSGVVAVAGSVKGQLTGIAASSFTSVSIDPPLVSFSIATSSSTWPALREAGHLGISVLADHHDAVCRQLAGPREQRFDGLPFKVTGNGAVLLDEAVATYDCSIHEEVVAGDHVIVLLEVHEVGAGDGEHPLVFHRSAFAKLHRDDLDPSRLDGRINGAEVDRGADGQVAPKHDEHAA
- a CDS encoding NADPH-dependent FMN reductase; the encoded protein is MSPRGVAVVVGNPKPRSRTHEAALTLAERLGGADLVVDLADHAGELFDWGSETVSDLVAQVAASRVVVVASPTYKATYTGLLKAFLDRFPHEGLAGVTAVPLMLGASAAHSLAPEHGLRQVLVELGASVPTRGLYVLDAEHADPAAYDAWLASAAPSLPALPTDTDEVVHA
- a CDS encoding LLM class flavin-dependent oxidoreductase yields the protein MKFHWFLPTNGGDGRHVVSGGHGVEHGTAGRPADVPYLGQVARSAEQLGFEAALTPTGAWCEDAWLTTAMLAPLSERLKFLVAFRPGMTSPTLAAQMAATFQNLSGGRLLLNVVTGGESHEQRAYGDFLDKDGRYERCGEFLTIVRRLWTGEEVTYTGKHLRVEKAKLQQLPDPIPGIYFGGSSPAAGKVAAEHADVYLTWGEPPAAVAKKIAWIRELAEKEGRELTYGIRLHTITRDTSEEAWAEADRLLSGISDDDIRRVQEGLQRSESVGQQNMLALNGGSRDGLEIHPNLWAGVGLVRGGAGTAMVGSHEEVADLVEQYAAVGIEEFVLSAYPHLEGAYHFGEGVLPVLEKRGLWTNPAPVTARASVPFGAQRAAS
- a CDS encoding SfnB family sulfur acquisition oxidoreductase; this encodes MNHPTTLVDHAVDQTTVPVLSADEAVAVATEIAAELAATSVERDRDRLLPERELERLSASGLLAVTVPKEDGGAALPVEALVEVFRILATGDPSVAQVPHSHFVYVNAMRHQGTLEQQRYFFGEVLAGKRFGNAQSEVGTRHVRDIRTSLTPVGNGRWLLNGTKGYSTGALFADWIPVLAHLDTLATPGAGPLHVAWVQRQAPGVTVTDDWAGMGQRTTASGTVDLVDVEVDDARITPYHLTFEGPQTYGAFAQVLHAALDVGIARAALRDAADFVRTTSRPYPDAGVDRAADDPLVVQALGRMEVDVRASEALLREAGRAVDAADAHLTAESAAAASLAVAAVRAHSSQVAVDVASRLFEVCGTRSALDRLNLNRHWRNARTHTLHDPAAWKVQHLGRYVVDGTPPPNHGQL